GACATGCGTTGGCAAACTTCTGCCCGAACAACCTCGCCGAATTGCAAACAATTGCCCGCAATAAACTCAAAAGCGCACAACGCCGTCCATCCATCATCATGGCATGTTGGAAGCAGGCGGAGTTGTGGTGATGTCATCAATTATGTAAAGCTCAATAATAGCGAGTTCACTGTCTCTATTGTTCTGGCACGTTGCCAGCAAAGAGCATCGGGTCTTCATCGTTGGAAAATCAGGTTTGATACTGGCCTCTTACCAGATATTACGGTAGCAGTCAGGCTTAATCAAAACAATAACACTGCATTGGATTATTTTCTGTTGCCGAGGATAGATTTTGCAACGCATCATTTAAGTCTGGCAGATCAAAATTCTATCGAGTTCGACAGCTATCGCTTTGACACCCTGGACTATTTGTATGGGATGGCAGAAAGAGCGCGATTGCGGAGAGTCGCATGAGCGCCGCACCTGACGAGCTGCGCATGATACCGTTGGCATGTATAGATGTGCTAAACCCAAGGGAGCGCAATAGCCAAGTATTCAGTGAAATTGTCGAGAATATCCGGGCCATAGGATTGAAGAAACCCATCAAAGTCACACCACGCCCTGGTGGCGAAGGTGAACAACGGTATTTGTTGGTCTGTGGTGAAGGTCGGATGAAGGCATTTAGAGAGTTGGGCCAGACCCACATCCCGGCCCTTGTCGTCTCAGTCAGCGACGAAGATGCTTTGATTATGAGCCTCGCTGAAAATATCGCCCGCCGCCAATACCGACCTTTAGAGTTGCTGACGGCCATTGAAATGTTGCGAGACCGTGGCTATGACAAGAAGATGATCGCTTCCAAGACTGGTCTCACGATGGAAAGGGTCAACGGCATACTCGTGTTATTGGAGCGCGGTGAAGAGCGACTCCTGGTTGCAGTCGAAAAAGGGAAAATTCCACTGACTGCCGCCTTGGCCATTGTCAGTGGAAATCGTGACGATAAAGCCATACAGCAGGCATTGCAGGAGGCGTACGAGTCTGGGCAGTTGCGTGGCAAACAATTATTTGAAGCAAAACGCGTCATAGAAAGCCGCCAGACATTGGGCCGAACACTGGGCTGCAGTATGCCCCGAAAAAGGGCGAACGTAAC
This is a stretch of genomic DNA from Undibacterium sp. KW1. It encodes these proteins:
- a CDS encoding ParB/RepB/Spo0J family partition protein, whose protein sequence is MSAAPDELRMIPLACIDVLNPRERNSQVFSEIVENIRAIGLKKPIKVTPRPGGEGEQRYLLVCGEGRMKAFRELGQTHIPALVVSVSDEDALIMSLAENIARRQYRPLELLTAIEMLRDRGYDKKMIASKTGLTMERVNGILVLLERGEERLLVAVEKGKIPLTAALAIVSGNRDDKAIQQALQEAYESGQLRGKQLFEAKRVIESRQTLGRTLGCSMPRKRANVTTTSLVRTYQKEVSRQQLLVKKATTAQHRLLFVTNALRQLFLDENFSNLLRAEGIDTLPAYLEQRIWETV